The genomic stretch agactcttccccagtccttgcatcctcaacttttgcaccagacttttgcggggaacagtgtcgaaggtgaTTCTGTGAGGGAGCTGCTTTATGTGAGAAACACTTTTGGGGGCTAAAAAGTTGTTGCTGCTAGCCATTCATGAATGCTGGTCTGACTCACAAGTCCTGGGTTTTTGTCTTATTTCCATGAATAGTCAAATACAgatgcaggttttgcgttcttctTATGCAAACAATTGTGAAAAGAATTGTAGATCTTTTACCCTTAATAGATATTTTGTGGTGTAAATTTTTGTTTTTAGCTGTAGTTGTGCTTTGCTGCTGCTCAGTAGTTttcattagataatttagttagattttctgttagattgaatataatcCCAAatttccgatcagatttttatagaaaaaacggGCAATagatttgttttttcttgttcgaaaaaaaaaaaaatttaactttcatttgattcgagcATTTTAGTTGAATAAACAGAAAAATCGAACATCTCTATTGTGCCCTTATATGGGCACCATTAAGTCTGTACAGATCTAATGCACGCTTATAGTGAGaagaatagggaggctgccatctttatttctccacttcccccccccccccccccaaaaaaaaacaatttgtgaACAAATCTAATTTTTcgttgtatatgtatatgtgtgtgtatatatatatatgtgtgtatgtatgtgtatatgtgtatatatgttatctatcctcttaaagggaaccagaaatgaaagtaagaaaagattttatacataccttcctccagccccatacgaacGGCTCGCTTCCACGCTGCCGTCATCCGCTGCCCGCGGCTATGAGAACCGGGAccagtcactgacgtcatcggagccagcctacgcagaagtgcgccctctatgtatctctcccgcGGCTGCTGaaaagatacgcaaacagcgcacttctcttacgttagactggctccgactgactgaAGAGCGGGGAGtctgttctcgtagctgcgggcagcggaggacggtggcgttggagcgatccgtgcgtatggggctggaggaagcctcaggtatgtataaaatattttctttcaTCTCTGGTTTTCGTTAAGGTTTGTAAGTTTTACATTATGTAAAATGAAGACAGTTGAAGATTTATTGCCTAGCCTGTGCTGTAACTTCAGTTGTGTTATATCTATTAGCACATTCACAAGTGCGATCATTGCAAAATGTATGTCTGTCGTGTCTGATAATTGTGCAAAAGTTTTCTCTACAAGGTTAAAGGTCAGCTGAAGTGAGattccagttgcccggcagccatgctgatctatctggctgcagttgtgtctgaatatcaccataatcaagcatgcagctaaccttgtcagatttgacaacaaggtcagaaacgcctgatctgcttcatgcttgttcagggtccagaaggtcagcaggataaccaggcaactggtattgcctaaaagtaaataattatggcagccaccatatacctctcaagtgttttctccccaggcccttttagccgggtgcACCACCCCAACTAATTTTGGCGAGTACATGGCTGTCATCCACTCTCCTTCTTATTCCCCTCCTATGCCGtgatgtaagcagagttgcagtgCTTGTAAATGTACTTTTCCGAGCAGGAGGTACAAGGCTTCACAGCATCAGCCGACTATGGGGCTGGGCAATTTCTCAGCTTTGTAAGCACTGACCCTGTATTTCCCCGTCCCGCCACACCCGGACACTTTTTCAAACCACCTGACTTGAatacatttctggggagaacactgcctctcagttcagttgtcctcgccttggctgggagcattctgcgcctgcgctgtactactgcacaggcgcagaacctcATTTGCCACGGGAGCAGGAAGGAAGAGTGCACAGCCAGCCTGTGTtgactggaggactttctggggcaaATTACAGAGGatccaggaagcagaggaggatggcaagggagcgatcagcctggagagggctggaggaagccccaggtatgtatttttttttctctcctaccatctcaggtaccctttaaagcagtgttccccagccctgtctcaaggtccaccaacagtgcatgttttgtggaaatccacagtggtagttaatcagctctgctgaaatactaattacctcacctgtgcatgtttgtggttttctgcaaaacatgtactgttggtgggccttgagcacagggttgggaaactgtgctttaaaggataccagatgtcaaAAATCCTAATAAGCAGTGGGTAGGGGAGTAAGAGCTTATATTAACCGCTCCCTCCGTTACACTGAGTCAGCCGCCATTCTCCTCTAACCCTCCCCGGTATTCTCGGCAAGTCTCCGTAAGTCAGACGACTCTCCTGACTTGTCTTCCAGACGTACTGcgtggtgcatgcgcagtatgtcctttctgCTTCCCCGTTGCTGCTCATAATGACGTAGCTGCTATGTCATGCGCGGCCACGGGGAAGcagaaaggacatactgcgcatgcacctcGCAGTATGTCTGGAGGACAAGTCAGGAGAGTCGTGTGACTTGCCGAGAAGACCGGGGAGGATTGGAGGAGAACGGTGGCTGACTCAGAGGAACGGAAGGAGCGGTAAGTATAAGCTTTTACTCCCCTACCCACTGCTTATTAGGATTTTTGAAAACTGGcatcctttaaaaataaaatactgtaATGTTCATGATTCTAGTTCAATTATAGATGTGTAGAAATGAGCTGTTACTGACACTTTATAatcaactttttctttttttactttccaGTCACAGTACAGAACGGTTCAATGCATCAGAAGGATGCAGTAAACGATGATGACTTTGAGCCATATCTAACTAGCCAGACGAATCAGGTGGGCTAAATTTTCAACTTGCAGATTTAATCTTTTGAGGCGGTCTTGTGAGTTAATGTTCTGAGTCCATTAACATTCATGGGAATCAGCAATGCTTCAGGTGCCCATACGTTGCTCGATTTGCGGCATTGATATCTGGACGATTTGATGTTAATGATGGACTCTGGCAGAGATCGGTGCCACAAAGCAACCCACTGGGTTGTCATTTCGATCGATccatcacactttttttttttttgcctcaatgATCATCCCAGTAAGGGGATTCGGTATGCCAATGGGAGCTGGGGGTTTTGAGGTAGTGGCATTGCTTACCTACAAGGGCTGCTTCTATAGCCCTTCTCTCTGTTTGGCATCACTGTCGGCCTCAGCTACAATTCAAACAGCCTGTGGAGCGgctgcaatgcatgccgggagttGTAGTCCGGACATTTCCCAAGTGAGAGATGTACTCACACCTACGTACTACAGCTTCTGGCATGCATTTCCCAACAtggatcacctgaccaaactgagcacatgcttctccatgagttctagacatgaccatcactacaacACAAACAGCAACTTTACACTACTTCTAACATTTGTCCATTAAAGGGAAGATCcccgctgctaaaaaaaaaaacactgcactcacctcctccagctcctggcagtcgatcgatgccctcggtgcagctcccctccctcccgggtgtccagcggtgaagaagccgacctcgccaggtcgacttccgggtcggcgtcatgtgcgttccacggcgcgggtcacgtggtgtacgtgtcgtcatcgggtctctactgcgcaagcacagtagttctgcgcctgagcAATAGAGACCTGATGACGTCTCTACACCACGGTGACCCCCCGCAGTGGAGCGtgacagaagccgacctggcgaggtcagcttcttcaccgctggacgcccggaGGGAGAGGTGCTgtgccgagggcaccgatcgactgccaggagctggaagaagccccaggtgagtgcattatttttttttttttttttttatagcagtgtgaaccttccctttaaaaccacAAAGACCCCTGTCAATTGTTCAGCCAAACTGGAAAGTAAGTCCTTTGGGTCCAAGAATAGGATTTGGCTCCTTTTTTACCTTGAATGGTACTTTGTGACATTGGAAGCCACTGTAAATTATTGAATGGCTAGGTAGTAGTGGTTTCACATGTGGACATCAGTATTTGCAAAGGCGAGATTAAATATAATTTGCCACTTTATATGACTTTTGTTTCCaatataatatttatttatatatattgctgacatattatgcagcgctgtacagagtatattattttgtccctaactgttcctcagaggggctgataatctagtccctaccatagtcatatgtgtatgtatgtatcgtgtagtgcatttttcacaatctagagccaatttagggggaatccaattaacttatctatgtttttgagatgtgggaagaaaccagattGCTTGgagtaaacccacacagacactgggagaatatacaaactccttgcagatgttgacctggctggggacCGTGCTGCCCCAATCCACTATATATTGATATGATTATATGTCAATGCTGTAGTGTTAAATGCTGCGTCCTTTTTAGTTTGCAGTGACAAAAACGTGTTATGTTACGTATGAGATATTTCATTCACTGTTCATTTGTGTAGAAGAAAACAAGCGTTTTGTTGATGTCTGGCAATAAATTATTAATGATGTACGAGAAAACAGACATATGGTTACACAATggaaggtacttatccgttagccgggcgcatccggcaggtggcgctaattactattccccctccaggccgccatggatagtagggaaagatgtaactctggtggagttttgtcaccacctgccggatgtgcccggctaacggataagtacccaatggAATTTACATTGTTCAGAGATGTAGCTACAGGACTCTACTGACATGTCTTCACAGGAGTTCCTAACTAATCGCACAGTGTCTTATATGTTAGATATGCATGAGGAttagcagatcgatggcctacaGCCTTGCATTGCATCGGACATTGCACCTCTGcagttcgatcgattttcaatagattccctgctggaatcttttGGAAATTGATATGCAGTGTTTGGTTCTGAATGtattcttttcagaaaggaatcaatcgttttggaacattgggtggaaatctataagtgtatggccagcttaaagagacttaaagggaatgtccaagcaaagtaaaaaaaaatgagtttcacttacctggggcttctaccagccccatgcagccatcctgtgccctcgtagtcactcactgcttctccagtcccccgctggcagcttgccgacctcggaggtcggcgggaagcattgcgtacatttttacgcattcccgctagtgcagcaacattaacgcatacatttttacgcattactggttcaatgcgtaaaaatgtacgcattgaaccagtaactcataaaaatgtatgttaatgttcctgcactagcgggaatgcgtaaaaatgtacgcaatgcgtcccgccgacctccgaggtcggcaagctgccagcgggggactggagcagcagtgagtgactacgagggcacaggatggctgcatggggctggtagaagccccaggtaagtgaaactcatttttttttattttgcttgaaccttcccttttaaagctcatgaaaatagaaagatttatacatacctggggcttcctccagccccatacgctccgtttgctcccacgccgccgtcctcagtcttctgcagtgcCGGTAGCAggtccctgcacttccgtcagtcggctccagtctacgcagggaGGGAGGAACACTAgacacaccagggaacagtatagaggcaggaggaggcattagacacccggTGGATCTGTACAAAGGAGtgcgggccattagacaccagggaacattatAAGGAAGGGAGGTGATCACTAGGCATTAGGGTTGGCCCATGTCCTGGTCCCAGTGttaaattttggcccactttgtacaaGTTTGACTTCTCAGTGTTTGAAAAAAAACTGGCTTTGTTGGTAATTTTTTTCCTGCCTGCCTATCATATTTAGCTAGCAAATGAATTCAGCCCACGCAAGTTTGCTAACCTTGCTGAAAGAGATGCGTGTGAtcttatttttgttttcattcaTATCCGCTATGGTCTACTGCCTGATAGAgaagctacttaaagggaaccagagatgatctaaacaaaagctattatacatacatggggcttcctccagccccataggcgctgatcgatcccacgccgccatccaccgctgcccgcatctgagaaccggctcccgtcgctgacgtcatcagagcctggctacgcaggagaagtgcgccctctacgtatctctccatacactgctgcagagatacgcaaagagcgcacctctgctacgcttagactggGTCCCGGTTCTTGTAGTTGCGGGCAGCgctggatggcggcatgggatcaatcagcgcgtatggggctggaggaagccccaggtatgtataatggcTTTTGTTtagatcctctctggttctctaagttttttttgtttttttttttatttgttgtatttttttccttaaatGCATTAATGTATAAACTGTATAACTGTTTTGTTGTCTTCAGTTACATAAACCTTCTGTGCTTTGTGTTACAGAGTAATAGCTATCCACCAATGTCAGACCCATACATGCCTAGTTATTATGCTCCATCCATTGGATTTCCGTATTCCCTTGGAGAAGCAGCATGGTCTACTGCAGGAGATCCACCAATGCCATACTTATATGGACAGATGAGCAATGGAGAGCACCACTACATACCGGATGGAGTGTTTAGTCAGCCTGGAGCTTTGGGGAACACTCCTCCTTTCCTAAGCCAGCATGGGTTTAATTTTTTTCCTGGGAATGCAGATTTCTCCACATGGGGGACAAGTGGATCTCAGGGACAATCAACACAAAGCTCTGCGTACAGCAGTAGCTATGGATATCCTCCTAGTTCCCTTGGTAGAGCCATCGCTGATGGACAGGCTGGGTTTGGCAGCGATACGTTAAGCAAAGTACCGGGCATTAACAGCATAGAGCAAGGAATGACTGGATTGAAAATCGGTGGAGATATGACGGCTGCTGTAACTAAAACTGTTGGATCAGCTTTGACTAGTGCAGGAATGAATAGTATGGCTGCAAACAATGTGCCCCCAGTTAGCAGTTCGGCACCTAAGCCAACCTCATGGGCTGCCATTGCTCGTAAGCCAGCAAAACCTCAGCCTAAACTAAAACCCAAGGGCAACGTGGGTATTGGTAGTACTGCAGTTCCTCCTCCACCCATAAAACACAACATCAATATTGGAACATGGGATGATAAGGGTGCTGTTGTAAAATCCCCACTTGCTCAACCggttctgcctcctcagcctataataCAACAACCTCAGCCATTAACTCAACCTTTACCAATGGTGCAAAACcaactgcctcaacagcagcttcAGCAACAACCACAACAGCAGCAAGGACCTCAGCAGGGCCCAACACATCAGGTGCAGCAGCAACTTCAGAACCGCTGGGTGGCACCTAGGAACAGGGGAGTGAGTTTCAATCAGAACAATGTCTCTGGGAATGAGAACTTTAGCATGGGTGTTGTGCCTGTTAGCTCATCGCCTTCTGGTGTTGAGGTTCACCCTGTACTGGAGAAATTGAAGGCCATAAATAATTATAATCCCAAAGACTTTGATTGGAGTCTGAAAAATGGGCGTGTGTTTATAATCAAAAGTTACTCTGAGGACGATATTCACCGTTCTATCAAGTACTCTATTTGGTGTAGTACTGAACATGGCAATAAGCGTTTGGATGCTGCTTTTCGGTCTTTGAATGGGAAAGGCCCACTTTATTTACTCTTCAGTGTAAATGGGAGTGGACATTTTTGTGGTGTGGCTGAGATGAAGTCTGTAGTGGACTACAATGCATATGCTGGAGTTTGGTCCCAAGATAAGTGGAAGGGAAAGTTTGAAGTCAAATGGGTCTTTGTGAAAGACGTTCCGAATAACCAACTGCGACACATCCGTTTGGAAAACAATGATAATAAGCCTGTTACCAACTCGAGGGACACTCAAGAGGTACCCCTAGAAAAAGCCAAGCAAGTTCTTAAAATAATTGCAACTTTCAAGCATACAACCTCTATCTTTGATGACTTTGCACATTATGAGAAGCGTCAAGAAGAGGAGGAAGCCATGCGTAGGGTGAGTCAGTAGCCCTTAGTTATTTAGTTATTTTTTGATTTTTGTGGCTTCTTTTACTTTTAAACTGTCTACATCTATATAGATGAACATTTTTAGTGGGGTGGTTTTAGATATGTTTATTATGGCAGATTTTTATTGTCTTTTATCTCTGAGTAGGAGTTAGTTGCTTTTCTTCCTTCTGACGTGACATGGGCAGtttataaacttgttttacaacaTATAGACAGCAGTCAGAACTGATCAGTATTTTTAAGCTTTCCCATCTTTTTGTTCTATAAAAGTGTTTTGCTTCTTGTGTTCTCATTAGTGAGGGCCATGCTTTAGTTATCTTTATTACAACCTATCTTATTCTGTCCGAGACTAATTCTAATTGGAGTGTTGGAGCCCAAAAATGTGTACAGCAAATAAAAGAATCCATGACTAGATGAGTCATAGGAGCCAGGTAGCCAGTATGCTTTAAAACTGTTGCGGATCTCCAATGTTTGCGTCTCTCGTTAGTGGACTACAGCAAGATCCCCATTACCCAGCACAGTCATGGATTGCCTGATGCAGGATACGGGTGCTTGCTGATTGCTTGAGCAACCCGCCGAAAATAACACTAACCACCTCTCGTGCAGCAGAAGCCACTTTCCAATCTTCTGGGTGCCATCCTCTACACTTCCTGTAGGTCCCGGTGGCTTTTCGGCATCCTCTGTATACGTGTCCTtacatgtcacatgacattgcCGGTACATGGATACGGAACCTGCAAAATTGTAAAAGACAGCGCCAGGAGGATCGGTAAGTTGCTTCTGCTGCACCCAAAACAATGCAAACTACAAACGTGCCATTCCTAATTGCTGTCTCCtggaaattgtattgtgtagcTTAAAGTTTACCAGAGATAGCACACTacaaagataatttttttttttttatacttacccggggctttttccagccccataagcatggatgcatccCTGGCTGTCCTCCATTTAgcggcaatcagccccagtatccGGCTCAGTGGCGTCAGCCGGGGGTCTTCTGCGTATGAGCAGGAggtccacacatgcgcagtagaaccAGACTGAagctgactgagccagttactggggctgattgcggaggacagcgagggacgcatccgtgcttatagagtaggaggaagccccatgtaagtaaaaaaaaaatctttgtaatgCGACATCTCTGGGTTTCTTTAAACTGAACCCAAAATTGCACAAGGCAAGTCCTGAAAACAATCACGTTCATTACTGTAAATTATAAGTTCTACTAAACTTTTCAAATCAGAAAATCCGTCATGTAGATAGCTAAGTAGCTATGCGTCTTGCATTTGTGTTCCTATACATGCAGACTAGAACCTGTTAGCTTCCTTTCACCACGGTTAGGGGTTTCCACGTCTATTGCAGGTCCTACcaagtcatgtagtcacatggttTCTGCTTTAATGGTtggactctggaaaaatgtagccGAGCATCTATTGTTCCTACTGTTTATGACATAGTGACGTATGTATTtataccagcagatggctctcaacTCCTGTCTTTCCAGCAACTGACTATATTGTACCACTCATCTACCCACAGGCTACCTGCACATTTTAGTCTAGAAGACAGAAATGTGTTCACTTCTTTGTGTGCATacacaaaaatatataaatctgATGCTATATATCTATAAATTTaacataaataacatgaatatgtGACACTTAagcagtttgtttttttgctggttTGAAAATTTTCAAAACTCATCACATTGGTTACTCATTTAGATTGATGAATGTGTAGGCATTGTTAAATGTCTTGTGCTTCATGTaaattgtttttttaaaggacatccaaggtgaaaataaactgatgagataaacaatagtatctatcctcctcctcctaaaaaaaatgactttaagatatcccacagttttattttaaatttaaactttttaagttattacggtttcattgtctctgctcaatgacacattcattgaagtttgccagagctaaaatctatgaactattgacccttatctctttcctgctctcagaagccatttactggcaggaaaaagttttatagctgtaattgttCATCagtgacagaaactgtcactttcgtACCTAATgtttaatgctggggatacacggtacgtttctgtaccgtgtatcgaccagctgatccggtcagctgataatattcagctggctcgATCATGTCGCTCCACCCgcacccgctcgattcccaccggcggacaatggcagggaatcgagcggtgatgaggaagcgccggcggggacgagcggcaatcgatccgcatgcacggacgagcggggatgcgcaggcatgcagccgctggctcgatccggcgcattaaacgagcagtgtatgcccggcataccTCTTTTAGGTAAAGAAAAGGAgtgcagcctagttatttgtgcgcttggcacagtacatacacgtctatctcattaagTCACTTGTcaactcaggtaccctttaatgccTTTTTTTGCAGTCAGTATTTTGTCATTCATGTCTTGAAAGGTAATTAATCAATCATTAAAGCTGAATGATCAGACCTTAGAAGGTTCACTTGTTGTTCCTAGTACTAGTTTAGTCAGCTTAACCAGTATAATATACtgtcaaatttcctgcttctctGTACAGTGAATAAAGATTTCTCAATGCATTCTTTAACCCCCTTTCGTTTTCATATTTGTAGCCCAGGTAGGTTTTTAACTTTTAGCCCTCCCTATCTAGCTTTATCAATGTCACTTAATTCAACATTTCCTCCGAAGTCTAAACCGTTTTATATATGTTTGTTTGTCTATATTGTTACCATGAATAAGAGTATGCTGCTTGTTTTCAACAGTGCCTCCATTTCTTTCCATGAAATTGCACTTGAAGAACATTCAAAGCTAGAATGAAGAGTGTTTGAGGTGACCGACTGGCCTGCTTGCCCTGCAGACTAGAAGTGATATTAGCGTCATTGCACACTAGCACAGATCAAGAGGAGAAGACAGCAGTATGGTCGCCTGCCACACCATGTTCCAGGAGCTCtgctgaaacccccccccccccaccaccgcaTTTACTGTTACCGGGCTGGCAtcgctctctcctcctactcccgAACAGGCATTCAGCAACACACACCTTCAACCTCTTGACTGGACGACTCTGCAAGGGGAAGCTCTGCTTCTCTGCCTTCCACAGCCGTCCAGTCAGAAGCTGGAGGCGTGTCAGTTGGTGAATGCAGAGAGGAAGATGGCGTTCCTGCGCCGCAGCAGTATTTTTGATAGTACGGAGCTCCTGTGGCCGTACATGATGTCTGCTAGCGTGCAATGATGCTGGTGATGTGCCTTCCAGTTTGCAGGACAAGCAGACCAGTGGGTTacatcaatgacgctaactcgaaACTTTAATGAGCTATCCTATCGCATGCTGTTTTATTTCTGAAAGACCTCGGCGGGCACAATGGGCTTCTAACTAGCTATAACTGGGCATAATAATTAAATGCGTACTTTGGCAAAATTAGTAAaatttaaagcaagtctgaagtggaatttaaaacaaaaaacagatacttgcctaaggagagggaaggctctgggtcctatagagccttcctgttct from Hyperolius riggenbachi isolate aHypRig1 chromosome 5, aHypRig1.pri, whole genome shotgun sequence encodes the following:
- the YTHDF3 gene encoding YTH domain-containing family protein 3 isoform X1 produces the protein MSATSVDQRPKGQGNKVTVQNGSMHQKDAVNDDDFEPYLTSQTNQSNSYPPMSDPYMPSYYAPSIGFPYSLGEAAWSTAGDPPMPYLYGQMSNGEHHYIPDGVFSQPGALGNTPPFLSQHGFNFFPGNADFSTWGTSGSQGQSTQSSAYSSSYGYPPSSLGRAIADGQAGFGSDTLSKVPGINSIEQGMTGLKIGGDMTAAVTKTVGSALTSAGMNSMAANNVPPVSSSAPKPTSWAAIARKPAKPQPKLKPKGNVGIGSTAVPPPPIKHNINIGTWDDKGAVVKSPLAQPVLPPQPIIQQPQPLTQPLPMVQNQLPQQQLQQQPQQQQGPQQGPTHQVQQQLQNRWVAPRNRGVSFNQNNVSGNENFSMGVVPVSSSPSGVEVHPVLEKLKAINNYNPKDFDWSLKNGRVFIIKSYSEDDIHRSIKYSIWCSTEHGNKRLDAAFRSLNGKGPLYLLFSVNGSGHFCGVAEMKSVVDYNAYAGVWSQDKWKGKFEVKWVFVKDVPNNQLRHIRLENNDNKPVTNSRDTQEVPLEKAKQVLKIIATFKHTTSIFDDFAHYEKRQEEEEAMRRERNRNKQ
- the YTHDF3 gene encoding YTH domain-containing family protein 3 isoform X2, whose protein sequence is MHQKDAVNDDDFEPYLTSQTNQSNSYPPMSDPYMPSYYAPSIGFPYSLGEAAWSTAGDPPMPYLYGQMSNGEHHYIPDGVFSQPGALGNTPPFLSQHGFNFFPGNADFSTWGTSGSQGQSTQSSAYSSSYGYPPSSLGRAIADGQAGFGSDTLSKVPGINSIEQGMTGLKIGGDMTAAVTKTVGSALTSAGMNSMAANNVPPVSSSAPKPTSWAAIARKPAKPQPKLKPKGNVGIGSTAVPPPPIKHNINIGTWDDKGAVVKSPLAQPVLPPQPIIQQPQPLTQPLPMVQNQLPQQQLQQQPQQQQGPQQGPTHQVQQQLQNRWVAPRNRGVSFNQNNVSGNENFSMGVVPVSSSPSGVEVHPVLEKLKAINNYNPKDFDWSLKNGRVFIIKSYSEDDIHRSIKYSIWCSTEHGNKRLDAAFRSLNGKGPLYLLFSVNGSGHFCGVAEMKSVVDYNAYAGVWSQDKWKGKFEVKWVFVKDVPNNQLRHIRLENNDNKPVTNSRDTQEVPLEKAKQVLKIIATFKHTTSIFDDFAHYEKRQEEEEAMRRERNRNKQ